In a single window of the Longibacter salinarum genome:
- a CDS encoding multifunctional oxoglutarate decarboxylase/oxoglutarate dehydrogenase thiamine pyrophosphate-binding subunit/dihydrolipoyllysine-residue succinyltransferase subunit, with translation MSSLGFNTGYIEELYKQYQEDPSSVSESWRDFFADYHPDESFVAATPTKETPPKGDGETAAAPSAPDKQAKPAEAKQPTGDGAPITPASAPAVAEDKVEVQALRGPAAKIVENMEDSLGVPTATSVRRMPVKLLLENRKLLNDYQRQVGGEKVSFTHIIAYAVVQALKEQPSLYSTFSRDEEGTPQHIMPKQINFGLAIDIERRGKRTLMVPNIKDAGSMNFAQFLGTYNDLINRTRNGNLKISDFEGTTATLTNPGMIGTSMSVARLMPGQGVIVGAGAIGYPPEYRGYADSVVSKAGISPVMTLTSTYDHRVIQGAESGAFLNYIEEQLMGQHDFYNQLFSDLGVPYQPFRMLSDSTPQLGQPGQQNELDMTEKQASVLQLIRAYRVRGHLQADTNPLGYEWQYHTELDPATYGLTVWDLDREFITGGLGGEERLPLREILKVLREAYTRKIGTAFMHLSDPEEKKWIQSRIEPQNDEPTLSKEERLRIMQKLNAAESFERFLHTKYIGHKRFSLEGGETMIPIVDTILSDAANQGLEEVVMGMAHRGRLNVLANIIGKPYEQIFSEFEGSIDPNTTQGSGDVKYHLGNEGTFTSMDGEDIDVTLASNPSHLEAVNPTVEGMVRAKQNLMRGDHPSNTDGEYYDKVFPLLVHGDAAFPGQGVVAETLNLSQLRGYKTGGTVHLVINNQIGFTTVPEDARSSTYATDLARAIEAPIFHVNGDDPEACVRIARLAFEYRQRFNKDVVIDMMCYRVHGHNEGDEPTFTQPLLYEKIEEKRSPRKLYTELLLRRGELEPDEAEQMLDDYRDRLQEAFDRTKDLEEKDAETTIERKARRKADARLPEVDTRAKRDHLERVVDALTNLPDDFNVHPKLKRQFAKRDDLFYEQERINWAFSEILAFGSLLQEGTKIRLTGQDSRRATFSQRHAVLIDQENGDEYTPVNNLSPDQAPLLIYDSLLSEYAVLGFEYGYSVADPSALVMWEAQFGDFANGAQIIWDQFISAAEEKWGQTSSLVALLPHGFEGQGPEHSSARLERFLQLCAEQNMVVANFSTPANYFHALRRQVKRDVKKPLIVMTPKSLLRHPMCVSTPDELTDGGVQEVIPAETDPSTTERHLICSGKVYYDLVKELENHDELQNKVAITRVEQFYPFPEEDLCEQLERYQDAETFWVQEEPQNMGAWSFLRWRLDELLADIHGTCEEQVQYVGRPASASPATGSAKVHKHEQEKVVMAALGLDA, from the coding sequence GTGAGCTCCCTCGGATTCAATACGGGCTACATTGAAGAGCTGTACAAGCAATACCAAGAGGATCCCAGCAGCGTAAGCGAAAGCTGGCGGGACTTCTTTGCTGATTACCACCCCGATGAGTCGTTCGTCGCGGCGACGCCAACGAAGGAAACGCCACCAAAAGGTGATGGTGAGACTGCGGCCGCCCCCTCTGCCCCCGATAAGCAGGCCAAGCCTGCCGAGGCAAAGCAGCCGACCGGGGATGGCGCCCCGATCACGCCGGCGTCCGCTCCAGCCGTTGCCGAGGACAAGGTCGAGGTGCAGGCGCTCCGTGGGCCGGCGGCGAAGATCGTCGAGAACATGGAGGACAGCCTCGGCGTCCCGACGGCGACCTCCGTTCGCCGCATGCCGGTGAAGCTTCTCCTCGAAAACCGGAAGCTGCTGAACGACTACCAGCGCCAGGTCGGTGGCGAGAAGGTGTCGTTCACGCACATCATCGCCTACGCGGTCGTGCAGGCGCTGAAAGAACAGCCGTCGCTGTACAGCACTTTCTCTCGAGACGAGGAGGGCACGCCGCAGCACATCATGCCGAAGCAGATCAACTTCGGTCTGGCGATCGACATCGAGCGGCGCGGCAAGCGCACGCTGATGGTGCCAAACATCAAGGACGCTGGGTCAATGAACTTCGCCCAGTTCCTCGGCACGTACAACGACCTGATCAACCGGACGCGGAACGGCAACCTCAAGATTTCAGACTTCGAGGGCACGACCGCGACGCTCACGAACCCGGGCATGATCGGCACGTCGATGAGTGTCGCGCGCCTCATGCCGGGACAGGGCGTCATCGTTGGTGCTGGCGCGATCGGCTACCCGCCGGAGTACCGCGGATACGCCGACAGCGTGGTGAGCAAAGCGGGTATTTCGCCGGTCATGACGCTCACGTCCACGTACGACCACCGCGTCATCCAGGGTGCGGAAAGCGGCGCGTTCCTCAACTACATTGAGGAGCAGCTCATGGGGCAGCACGACTTCTACAACCAGCTCTTCTCGGATCTGGGCGTGCCGTACCAACCGTTCCGCATGCTCAGCGACTCGACTCCGCAACTCGGTCAGCCCGGCCAGCAGAATGAGCTGGACATGACGGAGAAACAAGCGTCGGTCCTGCAGCTCATTCGCGCGTACCGCGTCCGCGGCCACTTGCAGGCGGACACGAACCCGCTCGGCTACGAGTGGCAATACCACACCGAGCTCGATCCCGCCACGTACGGCCTCACCGTCTGGGACCTCGACCGCGAGTTCATCACCGGCGGTCTGGGCGGAGAAGAACGCCTTCCCCTCCGCGAGATCCTGAAGGTCCTCCGCGAAGCCTACACGCGGAAGATCGGCACGGCCTTCATGCACCTCTCCGATCCGGAAGAGAAGAAGTGGATCCAGAGCCGCATCGAGCCGCAAAACGACGAGCCGACGCTCTCGAAAGAAGAGCGGCTTCGGATCATGCAGAAGCTCAACGCGGCGGAGTCGTTCGAGCGCTTCCTGCACACGAAGTATATCGGGCACAAGCGCTTCTCGCTGGAGGGTGGCGAGACGATGATTCCGATCGTCGACACCATCCTCTCCGACGCCGCCAATCAGGGGCTCGAGGAGGTCGTCATGGGCATGGCTCACCGGGGCCGCCTCAACGTGCTCGCCAATATTATCGGCAAGCCGTACGAGCAGATCTTCTCCGAGTTTGAGGGAAGCATCGACCCCAACACGACGCAGGGATCGGGCGACGTGAAGTACCACCTTGGCAACGAGGGCACCTTCACGTCGATGGACGGCGAAGACATCGACGTCACGCTCGCCTCCAACCCGAGCCACCTCGAGGCCGTCAACCCGACGGTGGAAGGCATGGTGCGCGCGAAGCAGAACCTGATGCGCGGCGACCACCCGTCCAACACGGACGGCGAGTACTACGACAAGGTCTTCCCGCTCCTCGTCCACGGCGACGCGGCGTTCCCGGGGCAGGGTGTGGTTGCAGAAACGCTCAACCTGAGCCAGCTCCGCGGCTACAAGACCGGCGGCACGGTCCACCTGGTCATCAACAACCAGATCGGCTTTACCACCGTCCCGGAAGACGCTCGCTCGTCGACATACGCGACGGATCTGGCACGTGCCATCGAGGCGCCGATCTTCCACGTCAACGGCGACGATCCCGAAGCCTGCGTACGCATCGCGCGCCTTGCCTTCGAATACCGGCAGCGCTTCAACAAGGATGTGGTCATCGACATGATGTGCTACCGCGTCCACGGCCACAACGAGGGCGACGAGCCGACCTTCACGCAGCCGCTCCTCTACGAGAAGATTGAGGAGAAGCGCTCGCCCCGCAAGCTCTACACGGAGCTCCTGCTCCGCCGCGGCGAACTGGAGCCGGACGAGGCCGAGCAGATGCTCGACGATTATCGCGACCGCCTGCAGGAGGCCTTCGACCGTACGAAGGATCTTGAGGAGAAGGACGCAGAGACGACGATCGAGCGCAAAGCACGCCGCAAGGCGGATGCCCGCCTCCCCGAGGTCGACACCCGGGCGAAGCGCGATCATCTTGAGCGCGTCGTCGATGCACTGACCAACCTGCCGGACGACTTCAACGTCCATCCCAAGCTGAAGCGTCAGTTCGCGAAGCGGGATGACCTCTTCTACGAGCAGGAACGGATCAACTGGGCGTTCTCTGAAATCCTCGCCTTCGGGTCGCTTCTTCAGGAAGGCACCAAGATCCGCCTGACCGGTCAGGACTCGCGACGCGCCACGTTCAGTCAGCGCCATGCTGTGCTGATCGATCAGGAGAACGGCGACGAGTACACCCCGGTCAATAATCTCTCGCCCGATCAGGCGCCTCTGTTGATTTACGATAGCCTGCTGTCGGAGTACGCCGTCCTCGGCTTCGAATACGGCTACTCAGTGGCCGACCCGTCGGCGCTCGTCATGTGGGAGGCGCAGTTCGGTGACTTCGCCAACGGCGCACAGATCATCTGGGACCAGTTCATCAGCGCCGCCGAGGAGAAATGGGGACAGACCTCCAGCCTCGTCGCACTGCTGCCGCACGGCTTCGAGGGTCAGGGACCGGAGCACTCCTCCGCCCGCCTCGAGCGCTTCCTGCAGCTCTGCGCCGAGCAGAACATGGTCGTCGCCAACTTCTCCACCCCGGCGAACTACTTCCATGCCCTTCGCCGCCAGGTCAAGCGCGACGTCAAGAAGCCGCTCATCGTCATGACGCCGAAGAGTCTTCTGCGTCACCCGATGTGCGTGTCGACGCCCGACGAACTCACGGACGGCGGCGTGCAGGAAGTCATCCCGGCTGAGACGGATCCGTCGACCACGGAGCGTCACCTCATCTGCAGCGGCAAGGTCTACTACGACCTCGTCAAGGAGCTTGAAAACCACGACGAGTTGCAGAACAAAGTGGCCATCACCCGGGTCGAGCAGTTCTATCCGTTCCCGGAAGAGGATCTCTGTGAGCAGCTTGAGCGCTACCAGGATGCGGAAACGTTCTGGGTCCAGGAAGAGCCGCAGAACATGGGCGCTTGGTCCTTCCTCCGCTGGCGCCTGGACGAGCTGCTGGCCGACATCCACGGCACGTGCGAGGAGCAGGTCCAGTACGTCGGACGCCCCGCCAGCGCCAGCCCGGCCACCGGCTCCGCCAAGGTGCATAAGCACGAGCAAGAGAAAGTGGTCATGGCCGCACTCGGCCTCGACGCCTAA
- a CDS encoding NAD-dependent epimerase/dehydratase family protein — MTTYAQYESMSASKGSDDLSGTAFVTGGTGFVGSHLVEELLRRGVSEIRCLVRSEPKWLDEIRAKAPDRITYVRGELSNIEMLWEALDGVDRVYHVGGRTRARTYDALQEANVKATMNLLGAVKHAAPNVDRVLVTSSLAAVGRCEADVATEDMPLQPVSRYGRSKAEMEQAIRSAHQMTESYADVLPITIVRPPAVYGPRDRDILQFFQSVQRHICPVAGPASKPAVSLVHVKDLARGMVDSAMHEDAEGETYFIGSERAYSWNDVKDAATSALDTWALTVPVPTPLVGAVGAASELFGRLTGDYPALNREKTKEIRHACTICSSDKAKREIGYHQQIDLADGVANTIDWYKDRGWL, encoded by the coding sequence GTGACCACCTACGCGCAGTACGAGTCGATGTCCGCCTCCAAAGGCAGTGATGACCTGTCCGGCACCGCATTCGTCACCGGAGGCACCGGATTCGTGGGAAGTCACCTCGTCGAAGAGCTCCTGCGTCGCGGGGTCTCCGAGATCCGCTGCCTCGTCCGATCGGAGCCGAAGTGGTTGGATGAGATCCGAGCAAAAGCCCCGGACCGCATCACGTACGTGCGGGGCGAGCTGTCGAATATCGAGATGCTGTGGGAGGCTCTCGATGGCGTCGACCGCGTCTATCATGTCGGCGGGCGGACGCGGGCCCGAACGTACGACGCCCTGCAGGAGGCCAACGTCAAGGCCACGATGAACCTGCTTGGCGCAGTCAAGCATGCCGCACCGAACGTCGATCGCGTGCTGGTAACGAGCAGTCTGGCGGCGGTCGGTCGGTGCGAAGCGGACGTGGCCACCGAGGACATGCCGCTGCAGCCGGTCAGCCGCTACGGGCGGAGCAAGGCCGAGATGGAGCAGGCGATCCGGAGCGCCCACCAGATGACGGAGTCGTACGCGGACGTGCTCCCAATCACCATCGTGCGTCCGCCGGCCGTGTACGGACCCCGGGATCGGGATATCCTGCAGTTCTTTCAGTCCGTCCAGCGCCACATCTGCCCCGTTGCGGGTCCCGCGTCGAAACCCGCGGTGAGCCTGGTGCACGTGAAGGACCTCGCCCGGGGCATGGTCGACTCCGCCATGCACGAGGACGCCGAAGGCGAGACCTACTTCATCGGGAGCGAGCGCGCGTACTCGTGGAACGACGTCAAAGACGCCGCCACATCCGCCCTCGATACCTGGGCTCTCACCGTTCCGGTTCCCACGCCGCTCGTCGGCGCCGTAGGCGCGGCATCGGAGCTCTTCGGACGCCTCACCGGCGACTACCCCGCGCTCAATCGCGAGAAGACGAAGGAGATCCGACACGCCTGCACCATCTGCTCCAGCGACAAGGCAAAACGTGAAATCGGGTACCACCAACAGATCGACCTGGCAGACGGCGTCGCCAACACGATCGATTGGTACAAAGACCGAGGCTGGCTGTAA